In Sparus aurata chromosome 2, fSpaAur1.1, whole genome shotgun sequence, a single genomic region encodes these proteins:
- the baz1b gene encoding tyrosine-protein kinase BAZ1B isoform X3: MAPLLGRKPYPLAKPLAEPPGPGEEVYIIEHTKEAFRNKEEYEARLLRYDERIWTCKSTGSSQLTHKEAWEEEQEVTELLQEEYPQWFEKPILEMVHHNTVSLDKLVEMSWVEILTKYAVGEECDFLVGKDKSLQVKVVKIHPLENPEGETAEKKLEGACDSPSSDKENASQENQRKEPPPREEENRRESLSDRARRSPRKLPTAMKEEKKKWVMPKFLPHKYDVKLINEDKVISDVPADSLYRTERPPTKEIMRYFIRHNALRLGMGESAPWVVEDELVKKFNLPSKFSDFLLDPHKFLAENPSAKRKSLTSPEGRPSKKLKSPDTPGEDSGNEKGEKKRKRKKDSLGMPLSPTIWGHMQVKNSGTPKKGEGSTPSTPKSSRKSGDKKEGKRGRKSGDKKLNVLKASKNDGKAGTKTPKMKQMTLLHLAKSTPAGSPKKRARSTGMGTPKLGKALHPMALHLLRYYKENKGKEDKKNSLSCLISKAAKALSPDDRGRLPEELKDLVQKRWELLEQKKRWKAMSEEERQEEMKKKREEIREKLREKAKERREKEMLVRREQSRRYEDQEIEGKNLPAFKLVDMPEGLPNALFGDVAMVVDFLHCYAGLLMPDDQYPITAVALMEALSGERSGFLYLNRVLVVLLQTLLQDELAEGYSELDMPLSEIPLTMHSASELARLCLRPCDAHGEESGQGSDDTGGFGGFDDVVTSEFLEKLETIEVFELSPQEKVNLLVALCHRILMTYSVEDHVDAKQQRSAELWKERLAMLKEVNDRKKAEKKKQKEMEGEKKKEGGSKKEGKKELKVEPKVEPEPEPEDMISTVKSRRLMSMQAKKEKEEMDRQNKERMEKEAEEERMRRQRAATEKAFQDGITKARNVMRRTPLGTDRNHNRYWLFSDVVPGLYIEKGWVNDSIDYNFTPPPEEKPAEPEVEEEEDGGSATTNDSQVAGVEKDDSSIDGAISEGAQQGAAFDICIETTVPKQGQNLWFVCDNPAELDELVESLHPQGVRESELRVKIQNKYQEILHSIHMTRKAKLGLRTCDGYTELLRYLRSDIQEVASRLQKGGLGYLDDNVDIEEQMKDMESLKDFGECIITIQACVIKKFLQGFMAPKQKKKKKHVGEESSKSEEVDEEKRLAEEARVATAVEKWKTAIREAQTFSRMHVLLGMLDACIKWDMSAENARCKVCRRKVWWSPAPSLALRQNPSVLKLTESKPRSKQGNSSKLRAEQTSSVRQVYVKSRRPCRPTGDDEKLILCDECNKAFHLFCLRPALYRIPVGEWRCPACQPTVARRGSRSRNYNQDTDDEEDEEESEEEDSEEDEEDEEENDYKAMGHSLRPRKKNKQSSSRQKNSKSKSKKPSSSSQSSKQKTGPNSPADIDELVRQSSQSGVRRQALELERCEEILKKLTKFRYSWPFREPVSPEEAEDYLDIISQPMDFQTMLGKFSQGSYRHAQDFLEDIKLVFSNAEEYNQQGSTVLSCMVKTEQSFTELLQKLLPGLSYLRRRSRKRVSQAPATSEEEEEEEEEEEEEEEEEDDDDDDEEQEEEPKKKMQNGKSNRKKASNSRGRRDEESESEEEDEENQEEEEEEEDDDDDDDGRRRSKRTSATSGKKDYREQDSDGERDTRRTRQRRGRDKAAEASSDEERSSQQRHSKRQKRS, from the exons ATGGCACCGCTTTTAGGCCGGAAACCGTACCCACTGGCTAAGCCGCTAGCCGAACCACCAGGCCCGGGAGAGGAGGTGTACATCATCGAGCACACCAAGGAGGCCTTCAGGAACAAAGA AGAATACGAGGCACGCTTGCTGAGGTATGATGAGCGCATCTGGACTTGTAAGAGCACTGGAAGCAGCCAactcacacacaaagaagcATGGGAGGAGGAACAAGAAGTCACCGAACT GCTTCAGGAGGAGTATCCCCAGTGGTTTGAGAAACCAATTCTTGAGATGGTCCACCACAACACCGTGTCTTTAGACAAACTGGTTGAGATGTCCTGGGTTGAAATTCTCACAAAGTATGCTGTGGGCGAAGAGTGCGACTTCCTG GTGGGAAAGGACAAAAGTTTGCAAGTGAAGGTGGTGAAGATCCACCCGCTAGAGAACCCAGAGGGTGAGACAGCGGAGAAGAAGCTCGAAGGTGCCTGTGACTCTCCATCCAGCGACAAGGAGAATGCAAGTCAGGAAAACCAGAGGAAGGAACCTCCCCCCcgagaggaggagaacaggagggaGAGCCTCA GTGACAGAGCACGACGCTCACCAAGGAAACTTCCCACTGCCatgaaggaagagaagaagaagtgggtgATGCCCAAATTCCTTCCTCATAAGTACGATGTGAAGCTCATAAATGAGGATAAG GTAATCAGTGACGTCCcagcagacagtctttacagaacAGAGCGCCCTCCAACCAAAGAGATCATGCGCTACTTCATTAGGCACAACGCACTGAGGCTCGGCATGGGAGAGAGTGCTCCCTGGGTGGTTGAAGATGAACTGGTGAAAAAGTTTAACCTCCCCAGCAAATTCAGTGACTTTCTTCTTGATCCCCACAAG TTTTTAGCAGAGAATCCCTCTGCAAAGCGTAAGAGCCTGACATCTCCAGAGGGTAGACCCAGCAAGAAGCTCAAGTCTCCTGACACGCCAGGAGAGGATTCAGGAAATGAGAAGGgtgagaagaaaaggaaaaggaagaaggactctTTAGGCATGCCCCTTAGTCCAACCATTTGGGGCCACATGCAG GTAAAGAATTCTGGAACTCCAAAGAAAGGTGAAGGCTCGACTCCCTCCACACCAAAATCCAGCAGGAAGTCGGGGGACAAGAAagaagggaagagagggagaaagagtgGTGACAAGAAACTCAATGTACTTAAAGCTTCTAAAAATGATGGTAAAGCTGGTACAAAGACACCGAAGATGAAGCAGATGACTCTGCTGCATCTGGCTAAGAGCACCCCTGCTGGAAGCCCGAAAAAGAGGGCCCGTAGTACAGGCATGGGTACGCCTAAACTGGGTAAGGCACTACACCCGATGGCTCTCCACCTCCTTCGTTACTATAAGGAGAACAAGGGCAAAGAGGACAAAAAGAACTCTCTTTCCTGCCTCATCTCCAAGGCTGCAAAGGCCTTGTCCCCAGATGATCGGGGCCGGCTGCCAGAGGAGCTCAAGGATCTGGTGCAGAAACGCTGGGAGCTGCTGGAGCAAAAGAAGCGATGGAAGGCCATGAGTGAAGAAGAAAGGCAggaagagatgaagaaaaagcGTGAGGAGATCAGAGAGAAACTGCGGGAAAAGGCCAAGGAGAGGCGCGAGAAGGAGATGCTCGTACGCCGCGAACAGTCTCGCAGATACGAGGACCAGGAGATCGAAGGCAAGAACCTGCCGGCGTTCAAGCTTGTTGACATGCCAGAGGGGCTGCCTAATGCCTTGTTTGGTGATGTGGCTATGGTTGTGGACTTCCTTCATTGCTATGCAGGGCTGCTGATGCCGGATGACCAGTATCCCATCACAGCAGTGGCGCTGATGGAAGCACTTTCGGGGGAACGATCTGGCTTCCTCTACCTGAACCGAGTGCTGGTGGTGCTCCTTCAGACGCTGCTGCAGGATGAGCTGGCAGAAGGCTACAGCGAGCTCGACATGCCCTTATCCGAGATCCCCCTCACCATGCACTCTGCATCGGAGCTGGCCCGCTTGTGCTTGAGACCGTGTGACGCTCACGGTGAGGAGAGTGGCCAGGGCTCAGACGACACAGGGGGTTTTGGGGGCTTTGATGATGTGGTGACCAGCGAGTTCTTGGAGAAGCTCGAGACAATCGAGGTGTTTGAGCTGAGCCCTCAGGAGAAGGTGAATCTGCTGGTGGCCCTGTGTCACCGCATACTCATGACATACTCGGTCGAAGACCATGTTGATGCGAAGCAGCAACGGTCAGCAGAGCTGTGGAAAGAGCGCCTGGCAATGCTGAAAGAGGTCAATGACCGCAagaaggcagagaagaagaagcagaaggagaTGGAAG gtgagaaaaagaaagaaggcgGTTCTAAGAAGGAGGGCAAAAAAGAATTAAAGGTGGAGCCAAAGGTTGAGCCCGAGCCGGAGCCTGAGGACATGATCAGCACCGTGAAGAGCCGACGGCTGATGTCCATGCAGGccaagaaggagaaagaggagatggacagacagaatAAAG AGCGCATGGAGAAGGAGGCTGAAGAGGAGCGAATGCGCAGACAGAGGGCTGCAACAGAAAAGGCCTTTCAGGATGGTATCACTAAAGCCAGAAATGTCATGCGCCGGACGCCACTGGGTACAGACAGAAATCATAACAG atactGGCTTTTCTCCGACGTGGTTCCTGGTCTGTATATCGAGAAAGGATGGGTTAATGATAGTATAGACTACAACTTCACCCCTCCACCTGAAGAAAAACCAGCAGAGCCTGAggtagaagaggaagaggatggtGGGTCGGCCACAACTAATGATTCACAAG TTGCAGGAGTTGAGAAGGACGATAGCAGCATAGATGGTGCTATAAGTGAGGGAGCCCAGCAGGGAGCAGCATTCGACATCTGTATTGAAACGACTGTTCCCAAGCAGGGACAGAACCTCTG GTTCGTATGTGACAACCCAGCTGAGCTGGATGAACTTGTGGAAAGTCTTCATCCTCAGGGGGTCAGAGAGAGTGAACTGAGGGTGAAGATACAAAACAA ATACCAGGAAATCCTTCACTCCATCCATATGACCCGTAAGGCCAAACTGGGCCTCAGGACCTGCGACGGCTACACTGAGCTTCTCAGGTACCTGCGCAGTGACATCCAGGAGGTGGCCTCACGACTGCAGAAGGGAGGTCTCGGTTACCTGGATGACAACGTAGACATCGAAGAGCAG ATGAAAGACATGGAGAGCTTGAAAGACTTTGGCGAGTGCATCATCACCATTCAGGCCTGTGTAATCAAAAAGTTCCTGCAGGGATTCATGGCCcccaaacagaagaagaagaaaaagcacgTAGGGGAGGAGAGCAGTAAGTCTGAAGAGGTGGACGAGGAGAAGAGACTGGCAGAAGAGGCTCGG GTAGCGACAGCGGTAGAGAAGTGGAAAACCGCTATCCGAGAGGCCCAGACGTTTTCCCGCATGCATGTCCTGCTGGGAATGTTGGACGCCTGCATAAAGTGGGACATGTCTGCCGAGAACGCTCGCTGCAAAGTCTGTCGCAGGAAAG TTTGGTGGtctcctgctccctctctaGCGCTTAGGCAGAACCCGTCTGTGCTGAAGCTGACGGAGTCTAAGCCCAGATCCAAACAGGGCAACAGCAGCAAGCTCAGAGCAGAACAGACTAGTAGTGTCAGGCAGGTCTACGTAAAGAGTCGGCGTCCCTGCAGGCCAACAG GTGACGATGAGAAACTCATCCTCTGTGATGAGTGCAACAAGGCCTTCCACTTGTTCTGTCTGCGACCGGCACTGTACCGCATTCCTGTCGGAGAGTGGCGGTGCCCAGCCTGCCAGCCCACTGTGGCCAGACGTGGCTCCCGCTCAAG AAACTACAACCAGGACACAGATGacgaagaggacgaggaggagtcTGAAGAGGAGGACtctgaggaggatgaagaggacgaggaagagaATGATTACAAAGCCATGGGGCACAGCT TGAGAccaaggaagaaaaacaagcagTCCTCATCTCGGCAGAAAAACTCCAAAAGTAAATCCAAGAAGCCGTCTTCAAGTAGTCAGAGCAGCAAACAGAAGACTGGCCCCAACAGCCCTGCGGACATCGATGAATTG GTGCGACAGAGTTCCCAATCCGGAGTGCGCAGGCAGGCGCTGGAACTGGAGAGGTGTGAGGAGATCCTCAAGAAACTGACCAAATTCCGCTACAGCTGGCCATTCAG GGAGCCTGTGTCCCCAGAGGAGGCTGAAGACTACCTGGACATCATCTCCCAGCCAATGGATTTCCAGACGATGCTGGGGAAGTTCAGTCAGGGTTCATATCGTCATGCCCAGGACTTCCTGGAAGATATAAAACTGGTCTTCTCCAATGCAGAGGAGTACAACCAGCAAGGCAGCACCGTGCTCTCCTGCATGGTCAAGACGGAGCAGTCATTCACCGAGCTGCTCCAGAAGCTTTTGCCCGGCCTCAGCTACCTCCGCCGGCGGTCGCGCAAACGCGTCAGCCAGGCCCCTGCTACAtccgaagaggaggaggaggaggaggaagaagaggaagaggaagaagaggaggaggatgatgatgatgatgatgaagagcaggaagaggaaccgaagaagaagatgcagaATGGCAAATCGAACAGGAAGAAGGCCAGTAACAGTCGGGGAAGGAGGGACGAAGAGAGcgagagtgaggaggaggatgaagaaaatcaggaagaggaagaggaggaggaggatgacgacgacgatgatgatggcaggaggaggagtaagCGGACCTCTGCCACCTCAGGCAAGAAGGATTACAGGGAACAGGATAGCGATGGCGAGCGGGACACACGGAGGACTCGTCAGCGGCGCGGCCGGGACAAAGCCGCGGAGGCAAGCAGCGACGAGGAGCGGTCCAGCCAGCAGCGACATTCCAAGAGACAGAAGCGCTCGTGA
- the baz1b gene encoding tyrosine-protein kinase BAZ1B isoform X4, with product MAPLLGRKPYPLAKPLAEPPGPGEEVYIIEHTKEAFRNKEEYEARLLRYDERIWTCKSTGSSQLTHKEAWEEEQEVTELLQEEYPQWFEKPILEMVHHNTVSLDKLVEMSWVEILTKYAVGEECDFLVGKDKSLQVKVVKIHPLENPEGETAEKKLEGACDSPSSDKENASQENQRKEPPPREEENRRESLSDRARRSPRKLPTAMKEEKKKWVMPKFLPHKYDVKLINEDKVISDVPADSLYRTERPPTKEIMRYFIRHNALRLGMGESAPWVVEDELVKKFNLPSKFSDFLLDPHKFLAENPSAKRKSLTSPEGRPSKKLKSPDTPGEDSGNEKGEKKRKRKKDSLGMPLSPTIWGHMQKITMNGSPLKVKNSGTPKKGEGSTPSTPKSSRKSGDKKEGKRGRKSGDKKLNVLKASKNDGKAGTKTPKMKQMTLLHLAKSTPAGSPKKRARSTGMGTPKLGKALHPMALHLLRYYKENKGKEDKKNSLSCLISKAAKALSPDDRGRLPEELKDLVQKRWELLEQKKRWKAMSEEERQEEMKKKREEIREKLREKAKERREKEMLVRREQSRRYEDQEIEGKNLPAFKLVDMPEGLPNALFGDVAMVVDFLHCYAGLLMPDDQYPITAVALMEALSGERSGFLYLNRVLVVLLQTLLQDELAEGYSELDMPLSEIPLTMHSASELARLCLRPCDAHGEESGQGSDDTGGFGGFDDVVTSEFLEKLETIEVFELSPQEKVNLLVALCHRILMTYSVEDHVDAKQQRSAELWKERLAMLKEVNDRKKAEKKKQKEMEGEKKKEGGSKKEGKKELKVEPKVEPEPEPEDMISTVKSRRLMSMQAKKEKEEMDRQNKERMEKEAEEERMRRQRAATEKAFQDGITKARNVMRRTPLGTDRNHNRYWLFSDVVPGLYIEKGWVNDSIDYNFTPPPEEKPAEPEVEEEEDGGSATTNDSQVAGVEKDDSSIDGAISEGAQQGAAFDICIETTVPKQGQNLWFVCDNPAELDELVESLHPQGVRESELRVKIQNKYQEILHSIHMTRKAKLGLRTCDGYTELLRYLRSDIQEVASRLQKGGLGYLDDNVDIEEQMKDMESLKDFGECIITIQACVIKKFLQGFMAPKQKKKKKHVGEESSKSEEVDEEKRLAEEARVATAVEKWKTAIREAQTFSRMHVLLGMLDACIKWDMSAENARCKVCRRKGDDEKLILCDECNKAFHLFCLRPALYRIPVGEWRCPACQPTVARRGSRSRNYNQDTDDEEDEEESEEEDSEEDEEDEEENDYKAMGHSLRPRKKNKQSSSRQKNSKSKSKKPSSSSQSSKQKTGPNSPADIDELVRQSSQSGVRRQALELERCEEILKKLTKFRYSWPFREPVSPEEAEDYLDIISQPMDFQTMLGKFSQGSYRHAQDFLEDIKLVFSNAEEYNQQGSTVLSCMVKTEQSFTELLQKLLPGLSYLRRRSRKRVSQAPATSEEEEEEEEEEEEEEEEEDDDDDDEEQEEEPKKKMQNGKSNRKKASNSRGRRDEESESEEEDEENQEEEEEEEDDDDDDDGRRRSKRTSATSGKKDYREQDSDGERDTRRTRQRRGRDKAAEASSDEERSSQQRHSKRQKRS from the exons ATGGCACCGCTTTTAGGCCGGAAACCGTACCCACTGGCTAAGCCGCTAGCCGAACCACCAGGCCCGGGAGAGGAGGTGTACATCATCGAGCACACCAAGGAGGCCTTCAGGAACAAAGA AGAATACGAGGCACGCTTGCTGAGGTATGATGAGCGCATCTGGACTTGTAAGAGCACTGGAAGCAGCCAactcacacacaaagaagcATGGGAGGAGGAACAAGAAGTCACCGAACT GCTTCAGGAGGAGTATCCCCAGTGGTTTGAGAAACCAATTCTTGAGATGGTCCACCACAACACCGTGTCTTTAGACAAACTGGTTGAGATGTCCTGGGTTGAAATTCTCACAAAGTATGCTGTGGGCGAAGAGTGCGACTTCCTG GTGGGAAAGGACAAAAGTTTGCAAGTGAAGGTGGTGAAGATCCACCCGCTAGAGAACCCAGAGGGTGAGACAGCGGAGAAGAAGCTCGAAGGTGCCTGTGACTCTCCATCCAGCGACAAGGAGAATGCAAGTCAGGAAAACCAGAGGAAGGAACCTCCCCCCcgagaggaggagaacaggagggaGAGCCTCA GTGACAGAGCACGACGCTCACCAAGGAAACTTCCCACTGCCatgaaggaagagaagaagaagtgggtgATGCCCAAATTCCTTCCTCATAAGTACGATGTGAAGCTCATAAATGAGGATAAG GTAATCAGTGACGTCCcagcagacagtctttacagaacAGAGCGCCCTCCAACCAAAGAGATCATGCGCTACTTCATTAGGCACAACGCACTGAGGCTCGGCATGGGAGAGAGTGCTCCCTGGGTGGTTGAAGATGAACTGGTGAAAAAGTTTAACCTCCCCAGCAAATTCAGTGACTTTCTTCTTGATCCCCACAAG TTTTTAGCAGAGAATCCCTCTGCAAAGCGTAAGAGCCTGACATCTCCAGAGGGTAGACCCAGCAAGAAGCTCAAGTCTCCTGACACGCCAGGAGAGGATTCAGGAAATGAGAAGGgtgagaagaaaaggaaaaggaagaaggactctTTAGGCATGCCCCTTAGTCCAACCATTTGGGGCCACATGCAG AAAATAACAATGAATGGCTCCCCACTCAAGGTAAAGAATTCTGGAACTCCAAAGAAAGGTGAAGGCTCGACTCCCTCCACACCAAAATCCAGCAGGAAGTCGGGGGACAAGAAagaagggaagagagggagaaagagtgGTGACAAGAAACTCAATGTACTTAAAGCTTCTAAAAATGATGGTAAAGCTGGTACAAAGACACCGAAGATGAAGCAGATGACTCTGCTGCATCTGGCTAAGAGCACCCCTGCTGGAAGCCCGAAAAAGAGGGCCCGTAGTACAGGCATGGGTACGCCTAAACTGGGTAAGGCACTACACCCGATGGCTCTCCACCTCCTTCGTTACTATAAGGAGAACAAGGGCAAAGAGGACAAAAAGAACTCTCTTTCCTGCCTCATCTCCAAGGCTGCAAAGGCCTTGTCCCCAGATGATCGGGGCCGGCTGCCAGAGGAGCTCAAGGATCTGGTGCAGAAACGCTGGGAGCTGCTGGAGCAAAAGAAGCGATGGAAGGCCATGAGTGAAGAAGAAAGGCAggaagagatgaagaaaaagcGTGAGGAGATCAGAGAGAAACTGCGGGAAAAGGCCAAGGAGAGGCGCGAGAAGGAGATGCTCGTACGCCGCGAACAGTCTCGCAGATACGAGGACCAGGAGATCGAAGGCAAGAACCTGCCGGCGTTCAAGCTTGTTGACATGCCAGAGGGGCTGCCTAATGCCTTGTTTGGTGATGTGGCTATGGTTGTGGACTTCCTTCATTGCTATGCAGGGCTGCTGATGCCGGATGACCAGTATCCCATCACAGCAGTGGCGCTGATGGAAGCACTTTCGGGGGAACGATCTGGCTTCCTCTACCTGAACCGAGTGCTGGTGGTGCTCCTTCAGACGCTGCTGCAGGATGAGCTGGCAGAAGGCTACAGCGAGCTCGACATGCCCTTATCCGAGATCCCCCTCACCATGCACTCTGCATCGGAGCTGGCCCGCTTGTGCTTGAGACCGTGTGACGCTCACGGTGAGGAGAGTGGCCAGGGCTCAGACGACACAGGGGGTTTTGGGGGCTTTGATGATGTGGTGACCAGCGAGTTCTTGGAGAAGCTCGAGACAATCGAGGTGTTTGAGCTGAGCCCTCAGGAGAAGGTGAATCTGCTGGTGGCCCTGTGTCACCGCATACTCATGACATACTCGGTCGAAGACCATGTTGATGCGAAGCAGCAACGGTCAGCAGAGCTGTGGAAAGAGCGCCTGGCAATGCTGAAAGAGGTCAATGACCGCAagaaggcagagaagaagaagcagaaggagaTGGAAG gtgagaaaaagaaagaaggcgGTTCTAAGAAGGAGGGCAAAAAAGAATTAAAGGTGGAGCCAAAGGTTGAGCCCGAGCCGGAGCCTGAGGACATGATCAGCACCGTGAAGAGCCGACGGCTGATGTCCATGCAGGccaagaaggagaaagaggagatggacagacagaatAAAG AGCGCATGGAGAAGGAGGCTGAAGAGGAGCGAATGCGCAGACAGAGGGCTGCAACAGAAAAGGCCTTTCAGGATGGTATCACTAAAGCCAGAAATGTCATGCGCCGGACGCCACTGGGTACAGACAGAAATCATAACAG atactGGCTTTTCTCCGACGTGGTTCCTGGTCTGTATATCGAGAAAGGATGGGTTAATGATAGTATAGACTACAACTTCACCCCTCCACCTGAAGAAAAACCAGCAGAGCCTGAggtagaagaggaagaggatggtGGGTCGGCCACAACTAATGATTCACAAG TTGCAGGAGTTGAGAAGGACGATAGCAGCATAGATGGTGCTATAAGTGAGGGAGCCCAGCAGGGAGCAGCATTCGACATCTGTATTGAAACGACTGTTCCCAAGCAGGGACAGAACCTCTG GTTCGTATGTGACAACCCAGCTGAGCTGGATGAACTTGTGGAAAGTCTTCATCCTCAGGGGGTCAGAGAGAGTGAACTGAGGGTGAAGATACAAAACAA ATACCAGGAAATCCTTCACTCCATCCATATGACCCGTAAGGCCAAACTGGGCCTCAGGACCTGCGACGGCTACACTGAGCTTCTCAGGTACCTGCGCAGTGACATCCAGGAGGTGGCCTCACGACTGCAGAAGGGAGGTCTCGGTTACCTGGATGACAACGTAGACATCGAAGAGCAG ATGAAAGACATGGAGAGCTTGAAAGACTTTGGCGAGTGCATCATCACCATTCAGGCCTGTGTAATCAAAAAGTTCCTGCAGGGATTCATGGCCcccaaacagaagaagaagaaaaagcacgTAGGGGAGGAGAGCAGTAAGTCTGAAGAGGTGGACGAGGAGAAGAGACTGGCAGAAGAGGCTCGG GTAGCGACAGCGGTAGAGAAGTGGAAAACCGCTATCCGAGAGGCCCAGACGTTTTCCCGCATGCATGTCCTGCTGGGAATGTTGGACGCCTGCATAAAGTGGGACATGTCTGCCGAGAACGCTCGCTGCAAAGTCTGTCGCAGGAAAG GTGACGATGAGAAACTCATCCTCTGTGATGAGTGCAACAAGGCCTTCCACTTGTTCTGTCTGCGACCGGCACTGTACCGCATTCCTGTCGGAGAGTGGCGGTGCCCAGCCTGCCAGCCCACTGTGGCCAGACGTGGCTCCCGCTCAAG AAACTACAACCAGGACACAGATGacgaagaggacgaggaggagtcTGAAGAGGAGGACtctgaggaggatgaagaggacgaggaagagaATGATTACAAAGCCATGGGGCACAGCT TGAGAccaaggaagaaaaacaagcagTCCTCATCTCGGCAGAAAAACTCCAAAAGTAAATCCAAGAAGCCGTCTTCAAGTAGTCAGAGCAGCAAACAGAAGACTGGCCCCAACAGCCCTGCGGACATCGATGAATTG GTGCGACAGAGTTCCCAATCCGGAGTGCGCAGGCAGGCGCTGGAACTGGAGAGGTGTGAGGAGATCCTCAAGAAACTGACCAAATTCCGCTACAGCTGGCCATTCAG GGAGCCTGTGTCCCCAGAGGAGGCTGAAGACTACCTGGACATCATCTCCCAGCCAATGGATTTCCAGACGATGCTGGGGAAGTTCAGTCAGGGTTCATATCGTCATGCCCAGGACTTCCTGGAAGATATAAAACTGGTCTTCTCCAATGCAGAGGAGTACAACCAGCAAGGCAGCACCGTGCTCTCCTGCATGGTCAAGACGGAGCAGTCATTCACCGAGCTGCTCCAGAAGCTTTTGCCCGGCCTCAGCTACCTCCGCCGGCGGTCGCGCAAACGCGTCAGCCAGGCCCCTGCTACAtccgaagaggaggaggaggaggaggaagaagaggaagaggaagaagaggaggaggatgatgatgatgatgatgaagagcaggaagaggaaccgaagaagaagatgcagaATGGCAAATCGAACAGGAAGAAGGCCAGTAACAGTCGGGGAAGGAGGGACGAAGAGAGcgagagtgaggaggaggatgaagaaaatcaggaagaggaagaggaggaggaggatgacgacgacgatgatgatggcaggaggaggagtaagCGGACCTCTGCCACCTCAGGCAAGAAGGATTACAGGGAACAGGATAGCGATGGCGAGCGGGACACACGGAGGACTCGTCAGCGGCGCGGCCGGGACAAAGCCGCGGAGGCAAGCAGCGACGAGGAGCGGTCCAGCCAGCAGCGACATTCCAAGAGACAGAAGCGCTCGTGA